From the genome of Bacteroides sp. MSB163, one region includes:
- a CDS encoding glycoside hydrolase family 88 protein, giving the protein MKTKELLFGACLCMFTACNMPEKGMDVDVYEALDYCDAQVQRTLTELKAAEGTIDYSMMPRNIMDSLNTWHCRKATKDEWCSGFWPGVLWYDYEYTGKATIKEEAEKFTEPLKFLSQIPAYDHDLGFLIFCSYGNGYRLTHNPEYKQVILDTADSLATLFRPRVGTILSWPRNIEMFGGHNTIMDNMINLEMLFWAAKNGGNPYLADIAVSHADKTMKYQFRPDYTSYHVAVYDTLTGDFIKGVTHQGYADNTMWARGQAWAIYGYTVVYRETLDPRYLDFVQKVTDVYLERLPEDYVPYWDFDDPNIPNVPRDASAASVTASALLELSTYLPGKKGDEYKNAAIKMLASLSSDKYQCGKSKPAFLLHSTGHLPNNSEIDAAIIYADYYYIEALVRLKNLIENKAVI; this is encoded by the coding sequence ATGAAAACAAAAGAACTACTGTTCGGTGCATGCTTGTGCATGTTTACAGCTTGCAACATGCCCGAGAAAGGAATGGATGTAGATGTATATGAGGCGCTGGATTACTGTGACGCCCAGGTACAACGCACTTTAACAGAACTAAAAGCGGCAGAAGGTACTATCGATTACTCGATGATGCCGCGTAATATCATGGACAGCCTCAACACCTGGCATTGCCGAAAAGCAACAAAGGATGAATGGTGCAGTGGTTTCTGGCCAGGAGTTTTATGGTATGATTACGAATATACCGGTAAAGCAACCATAAAGGAAGAAGCTGAGAAATTCACCGAACCGTTGAAGTTCCTGTCACAAATTCCGGCATACGACCATGACCTGGGTTTTCTGATCTTTTGCAGCTACGGTAATGGATATCGGTTGACACATAATCCGGAATACAAACAAGTGATTCTGGATACAGCAGATTCACTGGCAACCTTGTTCAGACCTCGTGTAGGCACCATACTTTCATGGCCACGCAATATAGAAATGTTCGGTGGACACAATACGATCATGGATAATATGATAAACCTGGAAATGCTTTTCTGGGCTGCCAAGAACGGAGGAAACCCATATCTGGCAGATATAGCCGTGTCGCACGCCGATAAGACTATGAAATATCAGTTCCGTCCCGACTACACTTCCTATCACGTAGCGGTTTATGATACTTTGACGGGCGACTTCATAAAAGGAGTTACACATCAGGGATATGCAGACAATACCATGTGGGCACGCGGACAGGCGTGGGCTATCTATGGATATACAGTAGTCTACAGGGAAACATTAGATCCACGATATCTGGATTTTGTACAGAAAGTAACAGATGTATATTTGGAAAGATTGCCGGAAGACTATGTGCCTTACTGGGATTTTGATGACCCCAATATCCCGAATGTCCCACGTGATGCCTCCGCTGCAAGTGTAACCGCATCGGCTTTACTGGAACTCTCCACTTACCTGCCCGGCAAAAAAGGGGATGAATATAAGAATGCAGCTATAAAAATGTTGGCAAGCCTGAGTTCGGATAAGTATCAATGCGGCAAAAGCAAGCCGGCATTCCTCCTCCACTCCACCGGACACTTGCCGAATAATTCAGAAATAGATGCCGCCATCATTTATGCAGACTATTATTATATCGAAGCCTTGGTTCGATTGAAGAACTTAATTGAAAATAAAGCTGTCATATAG
- a CDS encoding sensor histidine kinase: protein MRILHIRSLLLIFLLSFSALASAGDKKENSDTDLLIISSYVSGAPWSQTIISHIMQKEYDRKDISMKVEYMNILTIETPEILNQYKENLFSTYGHNSPKAVLMLGNAPLILRDEMRKHWGDIPLIVCAESRYIGPDSTYMYNQVVPQKDRIYLNDLRKEYNMTFLGARAFIPESVQLMHRMIPKMKSLLLIGDQTDRDIDYDQQLSELMKKEYSNLNYKFLSADTWSPDQLLDTLRRVVPEETGILFASWFHKRMFAGNMLMMANSYKVIANSTLPCPFFALSSSISSIEEDGTIIGGCVYDMNLYCEEIVKMINAVADGKQARDIPYYNPKPMVLFNYPYMVDFGLSPKNCPPGTVYLNAPPTFFDKYQSALVIGSITLLVVVLFFQLRRNKILERLQQVEQNQRFTHSKMAMALEVVDLLPWQWDLRTDEITYSSYKPIEPGKEEVSEMTYTTNIDDYLTFVCEEDRERIQQVFEDVHANKIDKIKEEYRVHRPDKSDGSEDWMEVRAFVEQYDEEGKPFVVVGSSLFITERKAAERELIAAKERAEESNRLKSAFLANISHEIRTPLNAIIGFSSILAMTEDEEEKKEYVSIIEKNNGILLQLINDVLDLSKIEAGVLDLYYSEFGLNGVLATLRGVVESRLQDGVDLIFEPGMPDDYVVYSEKNRLQQLVLNFLTNACKFTSTGSIRYGYEVREKDIYYYVTDTGTGIPEDKLHLIFERFIKLDSFKQGTGLGLPICQLIIQNMGGEIGVNSKLGEGSTFWFTLPLKPKQ from the coding sequence ATGAGAATACTACATATTAGATCTCTTTTACTTATTTTCCTTTTATCTTTCTCTGCTTTGGCGTCTGCTGGTGATAAGAAAGAGAATTCCGATACGGATTTATTGATTATCAGCAGTTATGTATCGGGTGCTCCATGGAGTCAGACTATCATTTCACACATCATGCAGAAAGAGTATGACCGGAAGGATATAAGCATGAAAGTGGAATATATGAATATTCTGACCATAGAGACTCCTGAGATATTGAATCAATATAAAGAAAATCTTTTCTCTACTTATGGTCACAATTCGCCTAAAGCCGTGTTGATGCTGGGAAATGCCCCTTTGATATTGCGGGATGAAATGCGTAAACACTGGGGAGATATTCCTTTGATCGTATGTGCCGAAAGCAGATATATAGGACCGGATTCCACCTATATGTATAATCAGGTTGTTCCACAAAAAGATCGCATTTACCTGAATGATTTGCGTAAAGAGTATAATATGACCTTTCTGGGCGCGCGCGCTTTCATTCCCGAAAGTGTCCAGTTGATGCATCGCATGATTCCGAAGATGAAGAGTTTACTGTTAATTGGTGACCAGACTGATCGGGATATTGATTATGACCAGCAACTTTCTGAATTGATGAAGAAAGAATATTCAAATCTTAATTATAAGTTCTTGTCAGCTGACACCTGGAGTCCGGACCAGTTACTGGATACATTGCGGAGGGTAGTTCCGGAGGAAACCGGTATTTTGTTCGCTTCATGGTTTCACAAACGAATGTTTGCGGGTAATATGCTTATGATGGCCAACTCTTATAAGGTGATTGCCAATTCTACATTGCCTTGTCCGTTTTTTGCATTATCTTCTTCTATTTCGAGTATTGAAGAAGATGGGACTATAATAGGAGGGTGTGTATATGATATGAACCTGTACTGTGAGGAAATTGTGAAGATGATTAATGCTGTAGCTGATGGCAAGCAAGCGCGGGATATTCCATATTATAATCCGAAGCCCATGGTTCTTTTTAACTATCCTTACATGGTGGATTTTGGCTTGTCTCCTAAAAACTGTCCTCCGGGAACGGTTTATTTGAATGCTCCCCCTACTTTCTTTGACAAGTATCAGTCTGCTTTAGTAATAGGTAGTATTACTTTATTAGTAGTTGTTCTCTTTTTCCAGCTTCGTAGGAATAAGATTCTGGAACGGCTTCAGCAAGTAGAGCAGAATCAGCGTTTTACTCATTCTAAGATGGCTATGGCATTAGAGGTGGTTGATTTGCTGCCGTGGCAATGGGATTTGCGGACAGATGAAATTACATATAGTTCCTATAAGCCGATAGAGCCGGGAAAAGAAGAAGTCTCAGAAATGACTTATACCACCAATATAGATGACTATCTTACCTTTGTTTGTGAAGAGGATAGAGAACGTATCCAGCAGGTTTTTGAGGATGTGCATGCTAATAAAATTGATAAAATAAAAGAAGAGTACCGTGTTCATCGACCTGATAAATCAGATGGCTCAGAGGACTGGATGGAAGTGCGTGCTTTTGTAGAACAATATGATGAAGAGGGAAAACCTTTTGTTGTGGTGGGGTCATCATTGTTTATTACGGAGCGTAAGGCGGCAGAGCGTGAATTGATTGCTGCCAAAGAGCGTGCGGAAGAGTCCAACCGTCTGAAATCTGCCTTCCTTGCTAATATCAGTCATGAAATCCGCACTCCGTTGAATGCAATTATTGGCTTCTCCAGTATATTGGCCATGACTGAAGATGAAGAAGAGAAGAAGGAGTATGTCAGCATCATAGAGAAGAATAATGGAATCTTGCTGCAACTTATCAATGATGTTCTGGACTTATCCAAGATTGAGGCCGGAGTTCTTGATTTGTATTATTCGGAATTTGGATTAAATGGAGTGCTAGCAACCTTGAGGGGAGTTGTTGAGTCTCGTTTGCAGGATGGGGTTGATCTGATTTTTGAGCCGGGGATGCCGGATGATTATGTTGTTTATTCAGAGAAAAACAGACTTCAACAATTGGTTTTGAACTTCCTGACTAATGCCTGTAAATTTACATCGACCGGCAGCATCCGCTATGGCTATGAAGTGCGTGAAAAAGACATCTATTATTATGTAACTGATACGGGAACTGGTATTCCGGAAGATAAACTCCATCTTATATTCGAACGTTTCATCAAGTTGGATAGCTTTAAGCAGGGCACCGGTTTAGGTTTGCCTATTTGCCAGCTCATTATTCAGAATATGGGAGGCGAAATCGGAGTGAATTCTAAATTGGGAGAAGGTTCTACATTTTGGTTTACGCTTCCCCTCAAACCAAAACAGTAA